One genomic region from Evansella sp. LMS18 encodes:
- a CDS encoding ribose-phosphate diphosphokinase, giving the protein MAKYGDEFLKVFTLNSNRDLANEITDHLGIEMGKSSVARFSDGEIQMNVEESIRGCDTYVIQSTSSPANEHIMELLIMIDALKRASAKTINVVIPYYGYARQDRKARAREPITAKLVANLLETAGATRVITLDLHATQIQGFFDIPVDQLVGVPILADYFQEKNFEDVVIVSPDHGGVVRARKMADRLKAPIAIIDKRRPKPNTAEVMNIVGNVEGKTAIIIDDIIDTAGTVTLAANAMIEKGAKEVYACCTHPVLSGPAIERIQNSKIKELVVTNSIALQEEKKIDMITQLSVGPLLAKAITHVHEQRSVSQLFT; this is encoded by the coding sequence ATGGCAAAGTATGGCGATGAATTTTTAAAAGTATTCACATTAAACTCCAACCGTGATCTGGCTAACGAGATTACGGATCATTTAGGGATTGAAATGGGCAAAAGCTCCGTAGCCCGTTTCAGTGACGGGGAAATTCAAATGAACGTGGAAGAAAGTATCCGCGGCTGTGACACCTATGTTATTCAGTCTACTTCTTCACCGGCGAATGAACATATTATGGAATTGTTAATTATGATTGATGCATTAAAAAGAGCTTCCGCGAAAACAATCAATGTTGTTATACCTTACTATGGTTATGCCCGCCAGGACAGGAAAGCACGCGCGCGTGAACCTATCACTGCGAAGCTGGTTGCTAACCTGCTTGAAACAGCAGGAGCCACAAGAGTGATTACACTGGATCTCCATGCGACGCAGATTCAGGGTTTCTTCGATATTCCAGTCGATCAGCTTGTCGGAGTTCCAATTCTGGCCGATTACTTCCAGGAAAAGAATTTTGAAGACGTCGTTATCGTTTCGCCAGACCATGGAGGGGTTGTAAGAGCCCGCAAAATGGCTGACCGTTTAAAAGCGCCTATCGCAATTATAGACAAGCGCCGTCCAAAACCTAACACAGCTGAAGTTATGAACATTGTAGGTAATGTAGAAGGAAAAACAGCGATAATTATTGATGATATAATCGATACTGCCGGCACGGTTACACTTGCAGCCAATGCAATGATTGAAAAGGGCGCTAAAGAAGTATACGCCTGCTGCACGCACCCGGTTTTATCAGGTCCAGCAATCGAAAGAATACAGAACTCTAAAATTAAAGAGCTTGTGGTAACAAACAGTATAGCTCTTCAGGAAGAAAAGAAAATAGATATGATCACACAGCTTTCTGTCGGCCCATTGCTGGCAAAGGCGATTACTCATGTCCATGAACAGCGCTCCGTAAGCCAGCTGTTTACTTAA
- a CDS encoding 50S ribosomal protein L25/general stress protein Ctc gives MTTVLEAAKRGDRRGSRLTKIREQGHVPGVVYGKAFGNESVTVDEIALTKTLRENGKNGVFKLALEGEQTDVIVYDLQMDSIKGEIVHVDFYALDMKSELDADVPVVTSGESAGVKDGGVLQQAVYELSVKALPNDIPENIEVDVSNLEVNDSIQVKDLEVEGKYTINNDPEEVIISILPPTEEPEEPGLGGETEEGAPALVDAEEGDEAKTPEEEAKEKEE, from the coding sequence ATGACTACAGTACTTGAAGCGGCAAAAAGAGGAGATCGCAGAGGGTCGAGGCTGACTAAAATCAGGGAACAGGGACATGTACCTGGTGTAGTGTATGGCAAGGCCTTCGGCAACGAATCAGTTACAGTTGACGAAATAGCACTTACTAAAACACTCAGGGAAAACGGAAAGAACGGTGTGTTTAAGCTTGCCCTTGAAGGTGAGCAAACGGATGTTATCGTTTATGACCTCCAAATGGACAGTATTAAAGGTGAAATCGTTCATGTTGATTTTTACGCTCTGGATATGAAGAGTGAACTTGATGCTGATGTGCCGGTAGTTACTTCCGGAGAATCTGCAGGTGTTAAGGATGGCGGAGTGCTGCAGCAGGCTGTTTATGAACTTTCTGTAAAAGCACTGCCAAATGACATACCAGAGAACATCGAAGTCGATGTATCAAACCTGGAGGTTAATGACTCTATCCAGGTAAAGGATTTAGAGGTTGAGGGAAAATATACAATCAATAACGATCCGGAAGAAGTAATCATCTCGATTCTTCCTCCGACAGAAGAACCTGAGGAGCCTGGCCTTGGCGGTGAAACGGAAGAGGGTGCACCTGCTTTAGTGGATGCTGAGGAAGGCGACGAAGCTAAGACGCCTGAAGAAGAGGCGAAAGAAAAAGAAGAATAG
- the pth gene encoding aminoacyl-tRNA hydrolase — translation MKLVVGLGNPGKQYEGTRHNVGFDVIDRCEEKLGIELDQTKFKGIYGYKNVEGERIFLLKPLTFMNLSGESIVPLMNFYKIGKEDLLVIYDDLDLAPGTIRLRQKGSHGGHNGIRSIISQLGTEEFNRIRIGIGRPDKGQAVPDYVLGKFRDNEKEAINQASERAAEAVEAWATTTFLNVMNEYNK, via the coding sequence ATGAAGCTCGTAGTAGGGCTGGGTAACCCAGGTAAGCAATATGAGGGAACCAGACACAACGTAGGATTCGACGTAATTGACAGATGTGAAGAGAAGCTTGGAATAGAATTGGACCAGACAAAATTTAAAGGGATATACGGTTATAAAAACGTGGAAGGAGAGAGGATATTCCTCCTTAAACCCCTCACATTTATGAATTTGTCTGGAGAGTCCATTGTACCGTTAATGAACTTCTATAAAATCGGCAAAGAAGACCTGCTCGTTATTTATGATGATCTGGACCTGGCTCCTGGTACGATACGCCTTCGGCAGAAGGGAAGCCATGGGGGACATAATGGCATCAGGTCAATCATTTCCCAGCTTGGTACAGAAGAATTTAACCGGATAAGAATCGGAATAGGCAGACCTGACAAAGGACAGGCAGTTCCTGATTATGTTCTTGGTAAATTCCGTGATAATGAAAAAGAAGCAATTAACCAGGCTTCAGAAAGAGCTGCCGAGGCAGTGGAAGCATGGGCGACTACCACATTTCTGAATGTAATGAATGAGTATAATAAATAG
- a CDS encoding anti-sigma-F factor Fin family protein, with amino-acid sequence MSVHYYCRHCQANLGTLSSWQADEQQLGFNRLSDEERKDMINYDSQGHLHVKVICEACETTLKDYPDYHANESFIH; translated from the coding sequence ATGTCAGTGCATTACTATTGCAGACACTGCCAGGCAAATCTGGGAACATTAAGCAGCTGGCAGGCTGACGAACAGCAGCTTGGTTTTAACCGGTTGTCTGATGAGGAGCGTAAAGATATGATTAATTATGATTCGCAGGGCCATCTGCACGTTAAAGTTATCTGTGAAGCATGTGAAACTACATTGAAGGATTATCCTGATTATCACGCGAATGAATCTTTTATTCATTAG
- the mfd gene encoding transcription-repair coupling factor, whose product MKGIIGTVYQGDDVASIIEGIEANLSEQMISGLAGSARSLLLASVFKQTNRSQLVITHNLFHAQKLYDDLVSLIGEEKVYIYPVNELIASEIAVASPEMRSQRIEALNRWAYGEKAIVIAPMAGVRRLLPPASVWKDCQLEFQTGRDIDLDETLSQLTSMGFQREAMVSAPGHFSVRGGIIDVYPLTEENPVRIELFDTEVDSIRFFDVETQRSNTQADKIQIGPAREVLLFDENFRQGRDRLEEALSQTLAKLKDPSLKEKMAEQIGQEIEWLGEKTSFDSMYKYMSLFYETRNTLIDYMPEEGLIFVDEVSRVQEMSESLEKEEADWHTAMLSQGAAVSEVKFSKTWDEIFQETARPKLYLSLFLRHVPSTNPKNIVNIQSKSMQNFHGQLNLLKSESDRWKGANYAISFVCADKERAERMQQVLQDYEIEAAITDSSQPPVKGQAQIITGHLMSGFELPMQRLIVITEEEVFTKKTKRPKRRQKLSNAERIKSYSELKVGDWVVHVNHGIGKYLGIQTLELGGIHKDYMHISYAGNDKLYVPVEQIDQVQKYVGSEEKEPKLYALGGNDWKKVKKKVQSSVQDIADDLIKLYAEREASKGYAFSKDGPEQREFESSFPYQETEDQLRAIEEIKKDMERDRPMDRLLCGDVGYGKTEVALRAAFKAIMDGKQVAFLVPTTILAQQHYETMRERFQDFPINMGLLSRFRSKKEQAKTIEGIKRGTIDIVVGTHRLLSKDIQFKDLGLLIVDEEQRFGVTHKEKIKRFKANVDVLTLTATPIPRTLHMSMLGVRDLSVIETPPENRFPVQTYVVEYNEPLVREAIEREMTRGGQVYFLYNRVEDIETMADKISMLVPDATVRFAHGQMTETELESVMLDFLEGNTDVLVTTTIIETGVDIPNVNTLIINNADKMGLSQLYQLRGRVGRSNRVAYAYFTHQRDKVLTEVAEKRLQAIKEFTELGSGFKIAMRDLSIRGAGNLLGAEQHGFIASVGFDLYSQMLKEAIDERKEGPLPEKAKREEKDFELDIQVDAYIPESYIPDSKQKIDMYKRFKAVESQHDIIELQSEMIDRFGDYPDEVGFLFKVASIKQYCIQEGIESAAEKNQLCKIILSEETTKAIDGSKLFSMVNRISNKLNLSMTGNKITIHIKRKTLKDKEYLKIMEEVISKLDEVRNDGESREKASM is encoded by the coding sequence ATGAAAGGAATTATCGGGACAGTCTACCAAGGGGATGACGTGGCGAGTATTATCGAAGGTATTGAGGCAAATCTATCAGAACAGATGATTTCAGGATTAGCCGGGTCAGCAAGGTCCCTGCTCCTTGCTTCTGTCTTTAAACAAACAAACAGATCCCAGCTGGTTATAACACATAATTTATTTCACGCACAAAAACTCTACGACGATCTCGTTTCTCTCATAGGTGAAGAGAAAGTGTATATATATCCAGTTAACGAATTGATAGCTTCAGAAATTGCAGTAGCCAGTCCTGAAATGAGGAGTCAGAGGATCGAAGCATTGAACAGGTGGGCATATGGTGAAAAAGCTATCGTAATTGCTCCGATGGCAGGTGTAAGAAGGCTTCTGCCCCCTGCTTCTGTCTGGAAGGACTGTCAACTGGAGTTTCAAACCGGAAGGGACATCGACCTGGACGAAACATTATCACAGCTTACTTCCATGGGTTTCCAGAGAGAAGCAATGGTATCAGCTCCGGGCCACTTCAGTGTAAGGGGAGGAATCATTGACGTTTATCCGCTTACTGAAGAAAATCCGGTCAGAATAGAATTGTTTGATACCGAAGTTGACTCGATACGATTTTTCGATGTGGAAACACAAAGGTCCAACACGCAGGCGGACAAAATACAGATTGGCCCTGCAAGGGAGGTCCTTCTTTTTGACGAAAACTTCAGACAGGGAAGGGACAGGCTGGAGGAAGCATTGTCACAGACTCTCGCGAAGCTGAAGGACCCATCGCTAAAAGAAAAGATGGCGGAACAGATAGGGCAGGAAATCGAATGGCTCGGGGAGAAAACGTCCTTTGATTCCATGTATAAGTATATGTCTCTTTTCTATGAAACGAGAAATACATTAATAGACTATATGCCTGAAGAAGGATTAATATTTGTTGATGAAGTAAGCCGTGTACAGGAAATGTCAGAAAGCCTGGAAAAAGAGGAAGCAGACTGGCACACTGCTATGCTCTCACAGGGAGCAGCTGTATCAGAGGTTAAATTCTCAAAAACATGGGATGAAATTTTTCAGGAGACTGCCAGGCCGAAACTTTATCTCAGCTTATTTTTAAGACATGTTCCTTCTACCAACCCTAAAAATATAGTTAATATACAAAGTAAGTCCATGCAGAATTTCCACGGCCAGCTGAACCTACTCAAAAGTGAGTCTGATCGCTGGAAAGGAGCAAACTACGCTATAAGCTTCGTCTGTGCCGATAAGGAGCGGGCGGAAAGGATGCAGCAAGTACTTCAAGATTACGAGATTGAAGCTGCAATTACAGACAGCAGCCAGCCTCCTGTTAAAGGGCAGGCACAAATAATTACCGGCCATTTGATGTCCGGTTTTGAACTGCCTATGCAGCGCCTGATCGTCATTACAGAAGAAGAGGTTTTCACAAAGAAAACGAAGCGTCCGAAGAGAAGGCAGAAACTTTCCAATGCCGAACGTATTAAGAGTTATTCAGAACTGAAGGTTGGCGACTGGGTAGTGCATGTAAACCATGGTATCGGAAAATACCTCGGTATCCAGACTCTGGAACTCGGGGGAATCCATAAAGATTACATGCATATTTCCTATGCCGGCAACGACAAACTTTATGTTCCGGTAGAGCAGATTGACCAGGTACAAAAATATGTTGGTTCTGAAGAGAAAGAGCCTAAGCTTTATGCTCTCGGCGGAAATGACTGGAAGAAGGTTAAAAAGAAGGTACAGTCGTCCGTACAGGATATTGCTGATGACCTGATCAAACTGTATGCGGAGAGAGAAGCCAGTAAAGGGTATGCTTTCTCGAAAGACGGGCCGGAACAGCGGGAATTCGAATCTTCCTTTCCGTATCAGGAGACAGAAGATCAGCTGAGGGCAATCGAAGAAATTAAAAAGGATATGGAAAGGGACCGCCCAATGGACCGCCTTCTCTGCGGTGACGTTGGTTACGGAAAAACCGAGGTTGCTCTCAGGGCAGCTTTTAAGGCTATCATGGATGGAAAGCAAGTTGCATTTCTTGTTCCAACTACAATTCTGGCACAGCAGCATTATGAAACGATGCGTGAACGATTCCAGGATTTTCCTATTAATATGGGATTATTAAGCCGTTTCCGTTCGAAAAAAGAACAGGCGAAAACAATCGAAGGAATAAAGCGGGGAACGATAGATATTGTGGTAGGGACTCACCGGCTCCTCTCCAAGGATATTCAATTTAAGGATCTTGGATTACTCATCGTCGACGAGGAACAGCGTTTTGGGGTTACCCATAAGGAAAAGATAAAGAGGTTCAAAGCAAACGTAGATGTGCTGACCTTGACCGCAACTCCAATACCAAGGACATTGCATATGTCTATGCTCGGTGTAAGAGACTTGTCTGTCATTGAAACCCCCCCTGAAAACCGTTTTCCTGTGCAGACCTATGTAGTGGAATACAATGAACCTTTAGTCCGTGAAGCTATAGAAAGAGAGATGACCAGGGGCGGGCAGGTTTACTTCCTGTATAACCGTGTAGAGGATATAGAGACGATGGCCGACAAAATTTCCATGCTCGTTCCGGACGCAACAGTCAGGTTCGCTCATGGGCAGATGACAGAAACAGAGCTTGAGTCGGTCATGCTTGATTTCCTTGAGGGCAATACAGACGTTCTGGTAACGACAACTATAATTGAAACCGGTGTAGATATTCCAAATGTAAATACACTGATTATCAATAATGCGGATAAAATGGGGCTTTCTCAACTTTATCAGCTTCGGGGCCGTGTAGGGCGTTCCAATCGTGTCGCATATGCTTACTTTACGCACCAGCGGGACAAGGTGCTTACAGAAGTTGCGGAAAAAAGGCTCCAGGCTATAAAAGAATTCACCGAATTAGGCTCAGGGTTTAAAATTGCAATGCGGGATTTATCCATCAGAGGAGCGGGAAACCTTCTTGGGGCAGAGCAGCATGGATTTATAGCTTCCGTCGGATTCGATCTTTATTCACAAATGCTGAAAGAAGCTATCGATGAAAGGAAGGAAGGTCCTTTACCGGAAAAAGCGAAAAGGGAAGAAAAGGATTTCGAACTGGATATCCAGGTGGACGCTTATATTCCTGAATCGTATATACCGGACTCTAAGCAAAAGATTGATATGTATAAACGTTTCAAAGCTGTGGAATCCCAGCATGACATTATTGAACTTCAGAGTGAAATGATTGACCGTTTCGGAGATTACCCGGATGAAGTGGGCTTCCTGTTCAAGGTTGCTTCCATAAAGCAATATTGTATTCAGGAAGGTATAGAATCCGCCGCGGAAAAAAATCAGCTCTGTAAAATAATCCTGAGCGAAGAGACCACAAAAGCGATTGACGGCTCAAAGCTATTTTCCATGGTGAACAGGATATCAAATAAGCTTAATCTTTCGATGACTGGCAATAAAATAACCATTCATATTAAGCGTAAGACACTAAAAGATAAAGAGTATCTGAAAATTATGGAGGAGGTTATTTCGAAGCTTGACGAAGTCCGTAATGATGGAGAAAGCAGAGAAAAAGCTTCTATGTGA
- the spoVT gene encoding stage V sporulation protein T gives MKATGIVRRIDDLGRVVIPKEIRRTLRIREGDPLEIFVDRDGEVILKKYSPISELGDFAKEYAEALYDSLNHTVLIADRDTYIAVAGGSKKEYHNKAIGENVESAMNDRKTELETQAGEYSLTGDHQEQANGYCIAPIIANGDPIGAVVLIGKDNDVGEVEKKLAETAAGFLARQMEQ, from the coding sequence ATGAAAGCAACTGGGATAGTACGACGAATCGACGATTTAGGACGTGTAGTTATACCTAAAGAAATCCGGCGCACTTTAAGAATTCGTGAAGGCGACCCGTTAGAAATTTTTGTGGACAGAGACGGAGAGGTAATCTTAAAGAAATATTCGCCTATTTCTGAGCTCGGTGATTTTGCGAAAGAATATGCAGAGGCCTTGTACGACAGTTTAAACCATACAGTACTCATTGCTGACCGGGATACGTATATAGCAGTAGCCGGAGGGTCCAAGAAAGAATACCATAATAAAGCAATTGGAGAAAATGTAGAAAGTGCAATGAATGACCGAAAAACAGAACTTGAGACTCAGGCAGGAGAATATTCATTGACAGGAGACCACCAAGAGCAGGCGAACGGTTACTGTATTGCTCCAATCATCGCAAATGGAGATCCTATCGGTGCGGTAGTTCTTATCGGGAAGGATAATGATGTAGGAGAAGTAGAGAAGAAGCTTGCAGAAACTGCAGCAGGCTTCCTGGCAAGACAGATGGAACAATAA
- a CDS encoding polysaccharide biosynthesis protein, translated as MSTDKNNSGSWMKGALYLSLGALAAKGLSALYKVPYQNLTGDLGYYVYQQVYPLYGLAFVLGTYGFPVVISGMLTEWKNNREYLKSGNADIFNRMITLLLCMLLFNGIIGGAFIFFAEEIAVFMGDSSLAGPIRWLGLPFFIIPFLALGRGFYQGEGNMAPAAWSQIGEQITRVIVILIVAFWAMQWGDSYLAGISAGVGALAGAISGTMLLLFFGWKRRGTALIPKIKQFTFPDSWAKDVKKLIISGLFVSVSAMSLVAMQLFDSFTVFRLLISSGIGAEEAAALKGIYDRGWPLVQLGALVTTAFSYAVVPMLTKAFMDNDRAEVQLLTGQAVKICLVFGGAAGTGLIVIMRSLNTMLFTNQAGTGTLQVLSVSVLFAALFMTSAALFYGTGKAWYSVLLLILGLLIKLAGNFALVPVYGIAGAAGSTAAAFFIISAVSVILLIREGLLRTYTKDFWLKWGLALTVMGVFVLLCRVIIDQVVDLQNAGRAVESLIALSSSAAGGLLFLTIIWYVKIFEKHEWEALPKISKFLPYK; from the coding sequence TTGTCGACAGATAAGAATAATTCAGGTTCATGGATGAAAGGGGCATTGTATTTATCTCTGGGCGCCCTCGCGGCTAAAGGCCTTAGTGCTCTTTACAAAGTACCGTACCAGAACCTGACCGGAGATCTTGGTTATTATGTTTATCAGCAGGTATATCCATTATACGGGCTTGCTTTTGTGCTCGGTACATATGGTTTTCCGGTTGTAATCTCCGGGATGCTGACAGAGTGGAAAAATAACAGAGAATACTTGAAAAGTGGAAATGCTGATATATTCAACCGCATGATAACGCTGCTCCTCTGTATGTTGCTCTTTAATGGCATAATAGGAGGAGCATTCATATTTTTTGCTGAGGAGATTGCGGTTTTCATGGGGGATAGTTCGCTGGCAGGACCGATACGCTGGCTGGGATTACCTTTTTTTATTATCCCTTTCCTTGCACTCGGAAGAGGGTTTTACCAGGGAGAGGGAAACATGGCCCCTGCAGCCTGGTCGCAAATCGGCGAACAGATTACCCGTGTCATTGTCATTTTGATCGTCGCTTTCTGGGCGATGCAATGGGGGGATTCATATCTTGCGGGTATTTCCGCTGGAGTGGGGGCCCTTGCCGGCGCGATAAGCGGAACCATGCTGCTCCTTTTCTTTGGGTGGAAAAGGAGAGGAACTGCTCTTATTCCTAAAATAAAACAGTTCACATTTCCGGACAGCTGGGCTAAGGATGTGAAAAAGCTGATCATTTCCGGCTTATTTGTTTCCGTCAGTGCAATGTCTTTAGTTGCCATGCAGCTGTTCGACTCATTCACCGTTTTCAGGCTGCTTATCAGTAGCGGAATTGGGGCAGAAGAAGCGGCAGCATTAAAGGGCATTTATGACAGGGGCTGGCCGCTCGTCCAGCTTGGGGCTTTAGTGACCACCGCTTTTTCTTATGCGGTTGTTCCAATGTTAACGAAGGCTTTTATGGATAATGACAGAGCGGAAGTGCAGCTGCTCACGGGACAGGCGGTGAAAATATGTCTTGTTTTCGGCGGGGCTGCAGGGACAGGTCTCATTGTTATTATGAGAAGCTTAAACACCATGCTTTTTACAAATCAAGCTGGTACCGGGACATTGCAAGTTCTTTCCGTATCGGTGTTGTTTGCAGCACTGTTTATGACATCAGCAGCTCTTTTCTATGGTACAGGAAAGGCCTGGTACTCTGTTTTGCTCCTCATCTTAGGTCTTTTGATCAAGTTAGCAGGAAACTTTGCCCTCGTGCCGGTATATGGAATTGCAGGGGCTGCGGGCTCAACCGCAGCAGCCTTTTTCATCATTTCAGCAGTTTCTGTTATTCTCTTAATAAGAGAAGGGCTGCTGAGGACATATACAAAAGATTTCTGGCTTAAATGGGGACTCGCCCTGACAGTTATGGGAGTGTTCGTACTGCTGTGCAGAGTGATAATTGACCAGGTAGTGGATTTGCAGAATGCCGGGAGAGCAGTGGAGAGTTTAATCGCTCTTTCCTCATCTGCAGCAGGTGGTTTACTGTTCTTAACTATCATTTGGTACGTAAAAATATTTGAAAAACACGAATGGGAAGCCTTGCCTAAAATATCGAAATTCCTTCCCTATAAATAA
- the mazG gene encoding nucleoside triphosphate pyrophosphohydrolase — MEKTITVIGLGAGELAQLPLGIYRTLKNKENIFVRTIKHPVLNSLQEEGLSFTSFDELYESFGTFEEVYQAITDRLVQEAEKGPVTYAVPGHPLVAETTVQLLLQRERQNEINVEIEGGQSFLDSVFGALKFDPADGFQLLDGTNLKREDIQVRQHVVIAQVYDSMVASEVKLTLMEKLPDEYPVKIVTAAGTSEESITEVLLYELDRVTELSNLTVVYVPPVKNEAQLYKDFDKLREVIAALRGPGGCPWDKEQTHLSLKKYLVEETYEVLDAIDEGDEEHLAEELGDVLLQVMLHSQIGEDEGMFSIDDVIEVLTEKMIRRHPHVFGETEAEDSEKVLAQWEEIKQSEKEENGGGKAKDSSILDNIPNSLPSLMYAYKIQKKAAKVGFDWGEEAPMWMKLQEEIAEWIQEIKAGSPDKAAKEFGDILFVLVNLARFHGIDPEDALRQTNRKFKSRFRYIEKAVSDQGGRMEDQSLETLDSLWEDAKLLERRGAEEQ, encoded by the coding sequence GTGGAAAAAACAATTACAGTTATCGGACTTGGTGCTGGAGAGCTTGCCCAGCTTCCACTCGGTATTTACAGGACATTGAAAAATAAAGAGAACATTTTTGTCAGGACGATAAAACACCCAGTGTTAAACTCATTACAGGAGGAAGGCTTGTCTTTTACAAGCTTTGATGAGCTGTATGAATCATTCGGCACATTTGAAGAAGTTTATCAGGCGATTACCGACCGGCTTGTTCAGGAAGCGGAGAAGGGGCCAGTCACCTATGCTGTCCCGGGACACCCGCTTGTAGCTGAGACCACCGTTCAGCTGCTTCTTCAAAGAGAAAGGCAGAACGAGATAAACGTCGAGATCGAAGGGGGACAGAGCTTCCTTGACTCTGTGTTCGGAGCGTTGAAATTCGATCCGGCCGACGGTTTCCAGCTGCTTGACGGGACTAACCTGAAACGTGAGGATATACAGGTGCGCCAACATGTGGTCATTGCACAGGTTTATGACAGCATGGTTGCCTCGGAAGTAAAGCTTACTCTCATGGAAAAGCTTCCGGATGAGTACCCTGTCAAAATTGTCACAGCTGCCGGGACAAGTGAAGAATCCATTACGGAAGTTTTATTATATGAACTGGACCGAGTAACAGAATTAAGCAATTTAACTGTAGTTTATGTGCCGCCGGTTAAGAATGAGGCACAGCTTTACAAAGACTTCGATAAACTCAGAGAAGTAATCGCAGCCCTGAGGGGACCAGGCGGATGCCCGTGGGATAAAGAACAAACTCACCTTTCATTAAAAAAATACTTAGTAGAGGAAACATACGAGGTACTGGATGCAATCGATGAAGGAGACGAAGAACATCTTGCTGAGGAATTAGGGGACGTTCTTCTCCAGGTTATGCTTCACTCCCAAATCGGCGAGGATGAAGGGATGTTTTCTATCGATGATGTTATTGAGGTGCTGACGGAAAAAATGATCCGGCGCCACCCGCATGTCTTCGGGGAAACGGAGGCGGAGGATTCAGAAAAAGTTCTGGCCCAGTGGGAGGAAATTAAGCAGAGTGAAAAGGAGGAAAATGGAGGGGGAAAAGCGAAGGATTCCTCCATTCTGGATAATATCCCAAATTCACTGCCAAGTCTCATGTATGCATATAAGATTCAGAAAAAAGCTGCAAAGGTTGGGTTTGACTGGGGAGAAGAAGCTCCTATGTGGATGAAGCTCCAGGAAGAAATAGCGGAGTGGATACAGGAAATAAAAGCAGGCTCACCAGATAAAGCGGCAAAAGAGTTTGGCGACATTTTATTTGTGCTTGTGAACCTGGCGAGATTCCACGGTATCGACCCGGAAGATGCGTTAAGGCAGACCAACAGAAAATTTAAAAGCAGATTCAGGTATATAGAAAAGGCAGTCAGTGACCAAGGGGGAAGAATGGAAGACCAGTCACTGGAAACCCTGGATTCCCTATGGGAAGATGCGAAACTTTTAGAACGGAGAGGAGCAGAAGAACAATGA
- a CDS encoding RNA-binding S4 domain-containing protein translates to MRLDKYLKVSRLIKRRTMAKEVAEQGRVKINGQTAKAGANVKEGDELEILFGQKHVTVRVDRLEESARKEEAGTMYTVTKEERIEQKEDF, encoded by the coding sequence ATGAGACTGGATAAATATCTGAAAGTGTCCCGGCTTATTAAAAGGCGGACAATGGCAAAAGAGGTAGCAGAACAGGGAAGGGTCAAAATTAACGGCCAGACAGCAAAAGCTGGAGCCAATGTAAAAGAAGGGGATGAGCTTGAAATTCTGTTTGGCCAGAAGCATGTGACAGTTCGTGTTGACAGGCTGGAGGAATCAGCAAGAAAAGAAGAGGCAGGAACAATGTACACCGTTACAAAAGAAGAAAGAATTGAGCAGAAAGAGGATTTTTAA
- the yabP gene encoding sporulation protein YabP — MEHSYDYMAGGGQGRKPGDHQIIMRGRKTLDITGVKQVESFDNEEFLLETDMGFLSVRGHHLQMKNLDVDKGNVSIQGKIDDLVYLDQQHGDKNKGLFGKLFK; from the coding sequence ATGGAGCATTCCTATGATTATATGGCTGGTGGTGGACAAGGCCGCAAGCCAGGAGACCATCAGATTATTATGCGTGGAAGGAAAACACTGGATATCACCGGAGTAAAACAGGTAGAAAGCTTCGATAATGAAGAGTTTCTGCTGGAAACAGATATGGGGTTCCTTTCTGTCCGGGGGCATCACCTACAAATGAAAAACCTTGATGTAGATAAAGGGAACGTTTCCATACAGGGGAAAATCGATGATCTCGTTTACCTTGATCAGCAGCATGGTGACAAAAACAAAGGCCTGTTTGGGAAGTTATTCAAGTGA